From Rhodopseudomonas palustris:
AGGCGCGCGTCCCAGGTGTTGGCGCGCAGCGAAGGGTGATCCAGCGGCAACGGCTGGCGGCCGGCGTCCAGCGCGACTTGAATCTCCGCAACGATCGCGTCGGCTCCGCCGGCGATACGATGCAGGCCGGCGAATTCCGAAAGCGCCGGCAGCGGCGTCGCGACCACGCTCGTCCCGGCCGCGAGATACTCGAAGAACTTCATCGGAAACATCGAGCGCGTGTAGTCATTGATGAGCTGCGGCAGCAGCGCGATCTCGCAGCCACGCAGATAAGCCGGCAGCTCCGCATAGGCCCGCCAGCCTAGGAAGTGCACGTTCGGCCGCAGCTTCAGCGCGGCGATCTCCTCGCTGTGCTGCCCCTCGCGTTCGTCCCCGATGAAGACGAGATGCCAGTCCGGCCGCGCCGCGGCGACCCGGCCGATCAGCCCGAAATCGATTTTGAAATCGGACAATGCGCCGACATAGATCATCCGCGGCGACGGGATCGCCGCAAGATCGGGCGGCAGCGGCCCCGGCTCGCGTGCCTGCGCGAAGTGCTCGACATCGGCGACATTGCCGAAATAACGCGTGCGCTCGCCGCTGATCGGAACGCAGCGGTCGTACAATGCGCGGCTGGTGACGAACACATGATCGGCGCGGGCCAGCAATTGCGCCTCGGCGCGGTCGTAGGCGTCGTGGTCGACGCCGGGGATCGCGCCGAGATCGTCGACGGAGTGATACACCAGCGCCTCGGGGTCGAGCGCATCGACCAGCGGCATCATGTAGGGATGATAGGTCCACAGCAGCGGGCGCGCGCCGCCTTGCCGCCCGAGCCAGCGCTGGATCCGGCTCTGCAACTGCCAGCGATTGAATTCGCCGACCAATGCGTAGCGATGGCCGAGCGGGATCGTCAGCGGCGACAGCACCCA
This genomic window contains:
- a CDS encoding glycosyltransferase, coding for MKPRHVVMLSTADWKDRYWTNKQHTAARLGARGFRVLYVESVGIRRPGLNALDVGRMAARLRSGLAPIEEVAENVWVLSPLTIPLGHRYALVGEFNRWQLQSRIQRWLGRQGGARPLLWTYHPYMMPLVDALDPEALVYHSVDDLGAIPGVDHDAYDRAEAQLLARADHVFVTSRALYDRCVPISGERTRYFGNVADVEHFAQAREPGPLPPDLAAIPSPRMIYVGALSDFKIDFGLIGRVAAARPDWHLVFIGDEREGQHSEEIAALKLRPNVHFLGWRAYAELPAYLRGCEIALLPQLINDYTRSMFPMKFFEYLAAGTSVVATPLPALSEFAGLHRIAGGADAIVAEIQVALDAGRQPLPLDHPSLRANTWDARLDAMLAVIGAQAGVGTGAAG